In Nostoc sp. GT001, a genomic segment contains:
- the infC gene encoding translation initiation factor IF-3 produces the protein MNKWEKFIIAIQKQLINSQIKSPSVFLIDHENNNRGLIDTNEALQLAESLELDLVVVSQGKDAPIAKILNYGKLQYQKKKRQSQSARPTVKEVRFGLNVGLADYNLRIEQAGQWLSKGDSVKFAIRLRGREHQYRDKAGELLDRIANDLSQVGKIQSLDKRALVVQVIPA, from the coding sequence TTGAACAAATGGGAGAAATTCATTATCGCAATCCAAAAGCAACTGATTAATTCACAAATCAAATCACCTAGCGTCTTTTTGATTGACCATGAGAATAACAATCGTGGTCTGATCGACACCAATGAGGCGTTACAGCTAGCTGAAAGCTTAGAGCTTGACTTAGTTGTAGTATCTCAAGGTAAAGACGCTCCAATCGCCAAGATTCTCAACTATGGCAAGCTTCAGTATCAAAAGAAAAAACGTCAGAGCCAGAGTGCTAGACCGACGGTAAAAGAAGTTCGATTCGGTCTAAACGTGGGTTTAGCCGATTATAATTTACGCATCGAACAAGCAGGTCAGTGGTTGAGTAAAGGCGATTCTGTTAAGTTTGCCATTCGTTTACGAGGCCGAGAACATCAATATCGTGACAAAGCGGGAGAACTGCTAGACCGAATTGCAAACGATCTCAGTCAAGTAGGTAAAATCCAGTCACTGGATAAACGCGCACTAGTTGTTCAAGTTATTCCTGCTTAG
- a CDS encoding DEAD/DEAH box helicase, with protein MSFSDLGLSNEIIRAVTERGYTEPTPIQMQSIPAVLSGKDLLAGAQTGTGKTASFTLPLLHRLSSNKSKGTPNGYPPIRALILTPTRELAAQVEESVREYGKYLNLNSMVMFGGVSINLQKQRLRSRVDILVATPGRLLDHVQQGTLNLSQIEVLVLDEADRMLDMGFINDIRRILSLLPKQRQNLLFFATFSDKIKALAAGLLNNPTMIEVARRNVTADTIAQKVYQVDRDKKRQLLAHLIRRDNWYQVLVFTRTKYGADRLVKQLGEDRIQALAIHGNKSQPVRTNALAKFKNGTLQVLVATDIAARGLDISELPHVVNFDLPNVPEDYVHRIGRTGRAGASGEAVSLVCIDEQHLLTDIEKLIEQRLPKEVVAGFAPNPDTNPEPITNVRQHRAKPGSEKRPARTPKPLPQTSAKRKAAPPATNNEKPGARSSGSRRSTKRDR; from the coding sequence ATGTCTTTTTCCGATCTCGGCTTGTCCAATGAAATTATCCGTGCTGTTACCGAACGAGGGTACACGGAACCCACGCCAATCCAGATGCAGTCCATTCCTGCTGTCTTGTCGGGTAAAGATTTATTAGCTGGGGCACAAACTGGTACTGGCAAGACCGCTAGTTTTACACTGCCGCTCTTGCATCGATTGTCGTCTAACAAGAGCAAAGGTACGCCTAATGGATACCCACCAATCCGGGCGTTGATTCTCACGCCGACTCGCGAATTAGCTGCCCAAGTGGAAGAAAGCGTGCGCGAGTACGGCAAGTACTTAAATCTTAACTCAATGGTGATGTTTGGCGGAGTCAGTATCAATCTGCAAAAACAGCGTTTGAGGAGTCGAGTGGATATTTTGGTCGCGACTCCAGGGCGACTGCTAGACCACGTACAGCAGGGTACGCTGAATTTATCGCAGATTGAGGTTTTAGTGCTGGATGAAGCCGATCGGATGCTAGACATGGGTTTTATTAATGATATCCGCCGCATCCTCTCACTCCTGCCCAAACAGCGACAGAATTTGCTATTCTTCGCTACTTTTTCAGACAAAATTAAGGCACTAGCCGCCGGGCTACTCAATAACCCAACGATGATTGAGGTAGCACGCCGCAACGTTACCGCTGACACGATCGCCCAGAAAGTTTACCAAGTAGACCGTGACAAGAAACGCCAGTTGCTTGCTCATTTGATTCGGCGAGATAATTGGTATCAAGTATTAGTGTTCACCCGCACTAAGTATGGCGCTGACCGTTTGGTGAAGCAGTTGGGCGAAGACCGCATTCAAGCCTTGGCAATCCACGGTAATAAGAGCCAGCCCGTGCGTACTAACGCTCTGGCCAAGTTCAAAAATGGCACCTTACAAGTATTGGTGGCGACAGACATTGCTGCTAGGGGTCTTGATATCAGCGAACTACCCCATGTAGTTAACTTTGATTTGCCCAATGTACCAGAAGATTATGTTCATCGTATTGGTCGCACTGGTCGCGCTGGCGCATCAGGTGAAGCTGTGTCGCTAGTGTGTATCGATGAACAGCATCTATTAACAGATATCGAAAAACTGATTGAGCAACGCTTGCCGAAAGAAGTGGTTGCTGGTTTTGCGCCCAACCCTGATACCAACCCAGAACCAATTACAAATGTACGGCAACATAGAGCCAAGCCCGGAAGTGAGAAGCGTCCGGCTCGTACTCCTAAACCGTTACCACAGACATCGGCTAAACGTAAAGCAGCGCCACCTGCCACTAATAACGAGAAACCTGGCGCTCGTTCATCTGGATCGCGCCGTTCTACTAAACGCGATCGCTAA
- a CDS encoding adenylate/guanylate cyclase domain-containing protein, with product MTELTLRLQEGDTETTIAVDQDVFTIGRLPECNLYLPFGGVSRNHARLVKTADGVWTIEDLGSKNGTQVNKYLVNYPQELHHGDIVWLGNVSLVVLLTTAVSQPTPEYAGISDINEQRTILHNVEQLQQQWIAADSKDGNISNKDKTIARLKDLVDIAKNLCAAASIEEIFSQVQQVVFRYLDSIDRLALLIDVNGCGQLELMNAATRNISQQKHLPSDGSWISRSICQKVFDEKVVIQTGDTHQDERFASEQSILVKGIRSAMAVPLWDENKVVGVLYADANFSSYHWANEGEEELSFFSALANLVASSVQRWLLVEKLKTEEMIRHRLERYHSPAVVQQLISVGGLPGGRLAPAESEISILFADLVGFTAISERLTPTAIAQLLNNLFEEMLKEVFSCGGTLDKYIGDCIMAFFGAPEPQADHADRAVTAAKGMLTRLEHLNANGFWLEPLQLRIAINSGKAVVGDVGSSQRVDYTALGATINLAARMEAVCPPSECVISEATHKMLSEPSDFQEMGDYRFKGIERLVKVYQTKLQPVPTIIAPIINL from the coding sequence ATGACTGAACTGACGCTACGCCTACAAGAGGGAGATACCGAGACCACGATCGCAGTTGACCAAGATGTATTTACAATTGGTCGTTTGCCGGAATGTAATTTGTACTTACCTTTTGGTGGAGTATCCCGCAACCATGCTCGCCTGGTAAAAACGGCTGACGGTGTGTGGACTATTGAGGATCTGGGCAGCAAAAACGGGACGCAAGTCAATAAATATCTGGTTAACTATCCCCAAGAGTTACATCACGGCGATATCGTTTGGCTGGGCAATGTTAGCCTGGTAGTGCTGCTCACAACCGCTGTTTCTCAACCGACACCAGAGTATGCCGGAATTTCGGACATTAATGAGCAAAGAACCATCCTTCACAATGTCGAACAATTACAACAGCAATGGATTGCAGCTGATAGTAAGGATGGCAACATCAGCAATAAGGACAAAACCATTGCCCGTCTTAAAGACTTAGTGGACATAGCGAAAAATCTTTGTGCAGCCGCATCTATAGAAGAGATTTTTTCGCAGGTACAGCAAGTAGTTTTTCGTTACCTTGATAGTATCGATCGCTTGGCATTATTAATTGATGTCAATGGTTGTGGCCAGTTAGAATTAATGAATGCTGCCACTAGAAATATTTCTCAACAGAAACATCTCCCTTCTGATGGTAGTTGGATTAGTCGTAGTATCTGTCAAAAAGTATTTGATGAAAAGGTCGTCATTCAAACTGGTGATACTCATCAGGATGAACGGTTTGCTAGCGAACAGAGTATTTTGGTCAAAGGCATTCGTAGCGCGATGGCAGTGCCTTTATGGGATGAAAATAAAGTTGTGGGCGTACTGTATGCCGATGCCAATTTTTCTTCTTACCATTGGGCGAATGAAGGTGAAGAAGAATTGAGTTTTTTCTCAGCTTTAGCAAATCTTGTAGCTTCTAGCGTGCAGCGTTGGTTATTAGTAGAAAAACTCAAAACTGAAGAGATGATTCGTCACCGACTAGAACGCTACCATTCTCCAGCAGTTGTACAGCAGTTGATATCTGTAGGCGGATTACCGGGTGGTCGTTTAGCTCCCGCCGAGAGCGAAATCAGTATTTTGTTTGCTGATTTAGTTGGCTTTACGGCGATTTCTGAAAGGTTAACACCAACTGCGATCGCTCAACTATTAAATAATTTATTTGAAGAAATGCTAAAAGAAGTGTTTAGTTGCGGCGGCACTTTAGATAAATATATTGGCGATTGTATTATGGCATTTTTTGGCGCTCCAGAACCGCAAGCAGATCATGCCGATCGCGCTGTTACTGCTGCTAAGGGAATGCTCACTCGTCTCGAACATCTGAATGCCAATGGTTTTTGGCTCGAACCCCTGCAATTACGGATTGCGATTAATAGCGGTAAGGCTGTGGTGGGAGATGTCGGTAGTTCCCAAAGGGTAGATTATACAGCATTAGGCGCGACGATTAATCTTGCTGCTCGGATGGAAGCAGTTTGTCCCCCTAGTGAATGCGTCATTAGTGAAGCCACCCATAAAATGCTTTCAGAACCCTCAGACTTCCAAGAAATGGGAGATTATCGTTTCAAAGGTATTGAGCGATTAGTTAAGGTTTATCAGACAAAATTGCAACCAGTGCCAACAATCATTGCTCCAATTATTAATCTTTAG
- a CDS encoding Uma2 family endonuclease yields MTQVLGKVVTFDEFVAKYPDNRGQRYELYDGVVVEMPQPTGDHEEVIGFLGTKITLEYSRLNLRYFIPKTVFVKPVENESAYSPDVLILNQPNLVNEPLWKKTSTVTEAVSIPLIIEVVSTNWRDDYLKKYADYEEMGIPEYWIVDYAALGGREFIGKPKQPTILVCCLEEGEYRVSKFQGNDRIQSPTFPELDLTAEQIFSAGTVR; encoded by the coding sequence ATGACTCAAGTCTTAGGCAAAGTAGTTACATTCGATGAGTTCGTTGCTAAATATCCAGATAACAGGGGACAACGTTACGAACTATATGACGGAGTAGTAGTAGAAATGCCTCAACCAACAGGCGACCATGAAGAGGTGATTGGATTTTTAGGCACAAAAATAACTTTAGAATACAGTCGCTTAAATCTTCGTTATTTCATCCCCAAAACAGTATTCGTCAAACCAGTTGAGAACGAATCTGCTTATTCCCCAGATGTGCTGATACTAAATCAGCCTAATTTAGTTAATGAACCTCTGTGGAAAAAAACATCAACTGTTACTGAAGCAGTATCAATTCCTTTAATAATTGAGGTGGTAAGTACAAACTGGCGTGATGATTATCTGAAAAAATATGCTGATTATGAAGAAATGGGAATTCCTGAATACTGGATTGTAGATTATGCTGCATTGGGCGGTAGAGAATTTATTGGCAAGCCTAAACAACCAACTATTTTGGTTTGCTGTTTAGAAGAAGGTGAGTATCGCGTTAGTAAGTTTCAAGGAAATGACCGTATCCAGTCGCCAACTTTTCCAGAGTTAGATTTGACAGCAGAGCAAATTTTTAGTGCTGGCACAGTCAGGTAA
- a CDS encoding acetolactate synthase large subunit, producing the protein MNTAELLVQCLENEGVQYIFGLPGEENLHVLEALKHSSIKFITTRHEQGAAFMADVYGRLTGKAGVCLSTLGPGATNLMTGVADANLDGAPLVAITGQVGTDRMHIESHQYLDLVAMFAPVTKWNKQIVRPSITPEVVRKAFKRSQSEKPGAVHIDLPENIAAMPVEGKPLRKDNSEKTYASFASIRAAAAAICQAVNPLILVGNGAIRAHASDAVTQFATLLNIPVANTFMGKGVIPYTHQLALWSVGLQQRDFITCAFDNTDLVIAIGYDLIEFSPKKWNRNGEIPIVHIGVSPAEIDSSYIPNAEVVGDISDSLYEILKLADRQGKPDPFAISLRTEIRADYEQYAHDDGFPIKPQKLIYDLRQVMGPDDIVISDVGAHKMWMARHYHCHSPNTCIISNGFAAMGIAIPGALAAKLVHPKRKVVAVTGDGGFMMNSQELETALRVGTPFVTIIFNDGGYGLIEWKQENQFGKGNSSFVHFSNPDFVKLAESMGLKGYRVESALDLIPTLKEALAQDVPAVIDCPVDYRENHRFSQKA; encoded by the coding sequence ATGAATACAGCAGAATTATTGGTGCAGTGCCTAGAAAACGAAGGAGTGCAATACATTTTTGGACTTCCTGGTGAAGAAAACCTGCACGTTTTGGAAGCGTTAAAACATTCTTCGATTAAATTTATTACGACTCGTCATGAACAGGGTGCAGCATTCATGGCCGATGTCTACGGACGCTTAACAGGAAAAGCCGGAGTGTGTCTTTCTACTCTTGGTCCTGGGGCAACCAACTTGATGACTGGGGTAGCAGATGCTAACCTCGATGGTGCGCCTTTAGTGGCGATTACCGGTCAGGTGGGAACAGATAGAATGCATATTGAATCCCATCAATATTTAGATTTGGTGGCAATGTTTGCACCTGTTACCAAGTGGAATAAGCAGATTGTGCGACCGAGTATTACACCAGAAGTAGTGCGGAAAGCATTTAAGCGATCGCAATCTGAAAAACCCGGTGCAGTTCACATCGATTTGCCAGAAAATATTGCTGCCATGCCCGTCGAAGGCAAACCTTTGCGTAAAGATAATAGCGAAAAAACCTATGCATCTTTTGCTAGCATTCGGGCAGCCGCCGCCGCAATTTGCCAAGCAGTTAACCCATTAATCTTAGTCGGAAATGGGGCAATTCGCGCTCATGCGAGTGATGCCGTAACGCAATTTGCCACCTTGTTAAATATACCTGTTGCCAATACCTTCATGGGTAAAGGCGTGATTCCCTACACACATCAATTAGCTTTGTGGTCAGTGGGATTACAGCAAAGAGACTTCATTACCTGTGCTTTTGATAACACAGATTTAGTAATTGCGATCGGCTACGATTTGATTGAGTTTTCCCCCAAGAAATGGAATCGAAATGGTGAAATTCCGATTGTGCATATTGGGGTAAGTCCGGCAGAAATTGATAGTAGTTATATTCCCAATGCCGAAGTTGTGGGAGATATTTCAGATTCCCTCTATGAAATTTTAAAATTAGCAGACAGACAAGGCAAACCCGATCCCTTTGCTATTAGCTTAAGGACAGAGATTCGCGCTGATTACGAACAGTATGCCCATGATGACGGATTTCCCATTAAGCCGCAAAAGTTAATTTATGACTTACGCCAAGTGATGGGCCCAGATGATATCGTCATCTCAGATGTTGGCGCACATAAGATGTGGATGGCCCGTCATTATCATTGCCATAGTCCCAATACTTGCATAATTTCCAACGGCTTTGCGGCTATGGGTATTGCCATTCCTGGAGCTTTAGCAGCAAAACTGGTTCATCCTAAGCGCAAAGTCGTTGCTGTCACAGGCGATGGTGGCTTTATGATGAATTCCCAGGAATTAGAAACAGCCTTACGTGTCGGTACGCCCTTTGTCACCATAATTTTCAATGATGGTGGGTATGGGTTAATTGAGTGGAAGCAAGAAAATCAATTTGGCAAAGGAAACTCATCCTTTGTGCATTTTAGCAATCCTGATTTTGTGAAATTAGCCGAAAGCATGGGTTTAAAAGGCTACCGAGTTGAATCGGCTTTAGATTTGATTCCCACTTTGAAAGAAGCCCTCGCTCAAGATGTACCCGCAGTGATAGATTGTCCCGTAGATTATCGGGAGAATCACCGCTTTAGTCAAAAAGCTTAG